The Mucilaginibacter mallensis genome has a segment encoding these proteins:
- a CDS encoding alpha-L-fucosidase, whose amino-acid sequence MPSKTKSILLFLTMLLSPAVYAQQANNYVIINKTDSEQDIITKAANVTPAPRQLRWQELEFTAFLHFGMNTFTNREWGDGKEDPKLFNPTHLDAAQWVRTCKEAGIKQVILTAKHHDGFCLWPSKYTEHSVKNSPWKDGKGDVVKEVADACHQQGIGFGIYLSPWDRNNPDYGDTEKYNAYFLNQLTELLSNYGKVDEVWFDGANGEGPNGKKPVYHFNEWYALIRKLQPGAVIAIMGPDVRWVGTETGYGRESEWSVVPANNLDQLTVTANSQHDITFKPQGDMTGNDLGSRDKIKNAKGLVWYPAEADVSIRPGWFYHDEQNDKVKSPEKLMDIYYNSAGKNCVLLLNIPPDKEGLINESDIKALQGWKKLRDDIFKENLLKGATVKCANGINLKAILDDNYNTWFTTRGKDSSSVIALDLKAPKTFDLLLLQENISIGQRVEKFTLEYWNGKDWAKVTEGTTIGYKRLLRFPAITADKVRLRIESSRLNPAISTVGLYKQAGI is encoded by the coding sequence ATGCCCTCTAAAACAAAAAGCATTTTATTGTTTTTAACTATGCTGCTTTCACCTGCCGTATATGCCCAGCAAGCAAATAATTATGTAATAATTAATAAAACAGATTCAGAGCAGGATATTATCACAAAAGCAGCCAATGTTACGCCCGCGCCGCGGCAATTGCGCTGGCAAGAGCTGGAGTTTACCGCATTTTTGCATTTTGGAATGAACACTTTTACCAATCGCGAATGGGGAGACGGGAAAGAAGATCCTAAATTATTTAATCCTACTCATCTTGATGCTGCGCAATGGGTGCGTACCTGTAAAGAGGCAGGTATTAAACAAGTTATATTAACCGCTAAACATCACGATGGTTTTTGCCTTTGGCCAAGTAAGTATACCGAACACTCGGTAAAGAACAGTCCATGGAAAGATGGAAAAGGTGATGTAGTAAAAGAAGTTGCCGATGCTTGTCACCAGCAGGGAATTGGTTTTGGAATATACCTTTCGCCATGGGACAGGAATAACCCTGATTATGGCGATACTGAAAAATATAATGCCTATTTCCTGAATCAGCTTACCGAGTTATTGAGCAATTACGGTAAGGTTGATGAAGTATGGTTTGATGGGGCAAATGGCGAAGGCCCCAACGGAAAAAAGCCGGTGTATCATTTTAATGAATGGTATGCCCTTATCCGCAAGCTGCAACCAGGTGCCGTTATTGCTATAATGGGCCCGGATGTTCGCTGGGTTGGTACTGAAACCGGTTATGGCCGTGAATCGGAGTGGAGCGTTGTGCCTGCAAATAACTTAGACCAGTTAACAGTAACTGCTAATTCTCAGCATGATATTACCTTTAAGCCACAAGGCGATATGACGGGTAATGACTTAGGCAGCCGGGATAAAATTAAAAACGCAAAAGGTTTGGTATGGTATCCCGCTGAGGCCGATGTTTCTATCAGGCCGGGATGGTTTTATCATGATGAACAAAATGATAAGGTTAAATCGCCTGAAAAGCTAATGGATATATATTACAACTCAGCAGGTAAAAATTGTGTGTTACTGCTGAATATACCGCCCGATAAAGAGGGCCTTATTAATGAAAGTGATATAAAGGCCTTACAGGGTTGGAAGAAACTGCGTGATGATATCTTTAAAGAAAACCTGCTTAAAGGAGCAACGGTTAAATGCGCCAACGGTATAAATTTAAAAGCAATTTTAGATGATAATTACAATACCTGGTTTACCACCCGTGGTAAAGATTCTTCCTCAGTGATCGCGCTTGATTTAAAAGCTCCTAAAACCTTTGACCTTTTACTCTTACAGGAAAACATCAGCATAGGGCAACGTGTAGAAAAATTTACGCTTGAATACTGGAACGGTAAGGATTGGGCGAAAGTTACTGAAGGTACTACCATTGGCTATAAACGTTTATTACGTTTCCCAGCTATAACAGCTGATAAAGTAAGATTACGAATTGAATCATCAAGATTAAATCCCGCTATTTCAACAGTAGGCTTATATAAACAGGCTGGAATATGA
- a CDS encoding family 20 glycosylhydrolase, with amino-acid sequence MKKALSIILLLLSGSMAFAQQAEDAITIVPKPVSVEKGAGEFIISKRTSIVAKGADAQKVAAMFNYFFNKRYGFVLPITNSATTNTIVLNTASGIKLADEAYELKVNARGITISGERGGVFYGVQSLMQLIHENDKQLSVAAITVKDQPNFAYRGLMLDVGRHFFDIPEIKKILDVMASLKLNRFHWHLTDDQGWRLEIKKYPKLTSISAWRDSTIIGGYGDFNPFIYDGKRSGGFYTQDQAREIVKYAADRNIVVIPEIEMPGHSTAVLAAYPELGNGTGPYTVKGYWGVHYTIYNPDEPTFKFLEDVLTEVMAIFPGKDIHIGGDEVPKDEWKKSAIAQKLIQENHLKNEDELQSWFINRIEKFLNKNGRNLIGWDEILEGGLSPNATVMSWRGEQGGIDAAKQGHNVIMTPNSNMYVDHAQAKDKTTEPLAIGGFLPLDVVYNYNPLPASLTSDQQKHILGVQANMWTEYVATNNKLEYMLFPRVAALAEVGWTKAENKDYKNFTQNELPGYLKNMEALGVNYRIPEADVVVNNDPQTGRKKVTITPFVAGSTVYYTIDGHKADNTADLYSGSINMPFTNGRPLTLKYVIVTPGNRMSNEFNVAIQ; translated from the coding sequence ATGAAGAAAGCACTTTCAATTATTCTCCTGCTGTTATCAGGAAGCATGGCATTTGCTCAGCAAGCAGAAGACGCGATAACAATCGTCCCTAAACCCGTTTCTGTTGAAAAAGGTGCAGGCGAATTTATTATTAGTAAACGTACATCCATTGTTGCAAAAGGAGCTGACGCTCAAAAGGTGGCCGCTATGTTTAACTATTTTTTTAATAAGCGGTACGGTTTTGTGTTACCAATAACTAATAGTGCAACTACCAACACCATTGTTTTAAATACGGCGTCAGGCATTAAATTAGCTGATGAAGCTTACGAGCTCAAAGTAAACGCTCGGGGGATAACCATATCTGGTGAGCGGGGCGGTGTTTTTTATGGCGTACAGTCGTTAATGCAATTAATTCATGAAAACGATAAGCAATTATCAGTAGCTGCTATAACAGTTAAGGATCAGCCAAATTTTGCTTACCGTGGACTTATGTTAGATGTAGGCCGTCATTTTTTCGATATACCTGAAATTAAAAAAATACTGGACGTGATGGCGTCCCTAAAATTAAACAGGTTCCACTGGCATTTAACAGATGATCAGGGATGGCGTTTAGAAATTAAAAAATATCCTAAATTAACCTCAATCAGCGCATGGCGCGATTCAACCATTATCGGTGGCTATGGCGATTTCAATCCATTTATCTACGACGGTAAAAGGAGTGGCGGTTTTTATACCCAGGATCAGGCACGCGAAATCGTAAAATATGCTGCAGACAGGAACATTGTTGTAATTCCGGAGATTGAGATGCCCGGCCATAGTACTGCCGTATTAGCTGCCTACCCTGAATTAGGTAATGGAACCGGCCCTTATACAGTAAAGGGCTATTGGGGTGTACATTATACCATATATAACCCTGATGAACCAACCTTTAAATTTTTGGAAGATGTATTAACCGAGGTTATGGCTATTTTCCCGGGTAAGGATATACATATTGGCGGAGATGAGGTTCCAAAAGATGAATGGAAAAAATCAGCGATCGCTCAAAAACTAATCCAGGAAAATCATTTGAAAAATGAAGATGAGCTGCAAAGCTGGTTTATTAACCGCATTGAGAAATTCCTGAATAAAAACGGAAGGAACCTGATAGGCTGGGATGAAATATTAGAAGGCGGATTAAGCCCTAACGCAACAGTAATGAGCTGGCGTGGTGAACAGGGTGGCATTGACGCTGCAAAACAAGGGCATAATGTAATCATGACCCCAAATAGTAATATGTATGTTGATCATGCGCAGGCTAAGGATAAAACAACTGAGCCATTAGCAATCGGCGGGTTTTTACCACTGGATGTAGTTTACAATTACAATCCACTGCCTGCCAGCTTAACCAGCGATCAGCAAAAGCATATACTTGGTGTACAGGCAAACATGTGGACCGAATATGTTGCAACTAATAATAAACTGGAGTATATGCTATTCCCTCGTGTAGCAGCGCTTGCAGAAGTTGGCTGGACAAAAGCCGAAAACAAGGATTATAAAAACTTTACCCAAAATGAGTTGCCGGGATATTTAAAAAATATGGAAGCCCTTGGTGTAAACTACAGGATACCTGAAGCAGATGTGGTGGTTAATAACGATCCCCAAACCGGCAGGAAAAAGGTAACTATCACTCCTTTTGTAGCAGGTAGTACAGTATATTATACTATTGATGGCCATAAGGCAGATAACACAGCTGATTTATATTCCGGTTCAATTAATATGCCTTTTACCAACGGTCGCCCGTTAACTTTAAAATATGTGATTGTTACTCCCGGCAACAGGATGAGTAATGAATTTAATGTAGCTATTCAATAA